The following proteins are co-located in the Vidua macroura isolate BioBank_ID:100142 chromosome 1, ASM2450914v1, whole genome shotgun sequence genome:
- the NOD1 gene encoding nucleotide-binding oligomerization domain-containing protein 1 isoform X2: MEGQLCANVDISVNKPPAASPQSFIALLKVHRELLVGRIRNTQCLIDNLIKNDYFSTEDAEIVVQFPTQADKVRKILDLVQSKGEEISEYFIYVLQKVTDAYYELQPWLDEIGYKPSENISSKPVVNTDPVSRYCQKLRHELGRDSKFFMLYAQKEEMLLEEIYSNSIMELVNFTNESLGQVGQLEALFDDAVGLINEDGETVYVYGDAGIGKSILLQKIQSLWARKELDIGAKFFFRFRCRMFSCFKEDEAICLKDLLFKYNCYPDQDPTEVFHHILQFPHTVLFTFDGFDEIYSNFDLSSVPEICSPNEPIHPLALLVSLLRGKLLKGSKKILTARTGTEIQKNIIRKKVLLRGFSRNNLKEYTAMFFKDEQRRALVSNQLEANPNLCSLCSVPLFCWIIFKCFEHFHSMFDSHELPDSSVTLTDVFLLMIEVHLNRSVQTSLLKSNIRSQAEMFKSRKESLLALGKIAYKGMENSSFIFEQEEVLSANISEEDLQLGFLRTVKGYSGCDSQATYEFLHLTLQSFFTALFLVMEEKVGTKELLEFFNECSSLETAQPTCLRIPWLNKQLAGEDPFQNKEHFNFTNMFLCGLLSGSRQKLFRHLVSPAVIKRKRKTLITYLGESMKSHLKGYTRSRLKSYNQVQMQPNFVWMLRCLYETQSEKVGRMAARRMHANYIKLAYCNACSADCSAISFVLHHFQKHLALDLDNNNINDYGIKQLQPCFSKLAVIRLSVNQVTDHGVRILYEELSKYQIVSFLGLYNNQITDVGAKYVAKLIEECSSLEYVKIGANKITSEGGKCLAQAIQKSKTMFEIGMWGNQVGDEGAKAFAEALRNHPRLTNVSLAFNGITTEGGKSIAEAMQHNNSVRIFWLTKNELDDEAAMSFAEMLKVNKKLVHLCLILNPEGFMQPVTWNGTAVRLTMVD; encoded by the exons ATGGAAGGCCAACTTTGTGCTAATGTGGACATTTCTGTGAACAAACCTCCAGCAGCAAGCCCTCAGTCCTTCATTGCTTTGCTGAAGGTTCACCGAGAGCTTCTGGTCGGTAGGATCCGAAACACGCAGTGTTTGATTGATAACTTGATTAAGAATGACTACTTCTCCACTGAAGATGCAGAGATCGTTGTCCAGTTTCCTACTCAAGCAGATaag GTTCGCAAAATTCTAGACTTGGTTCAAAGCAAGGGAGAAGAAATTTCGGAATATTTCATCTATGTCCTGCAGAAAGTCACTGATGCTTACTATGAGCTTCAGCCTTGGCTGGATGAAATAGGTTACAAGCCTTCAGAGAATATTAGTAGTAAACCTGTGGTAAATACAGATCCAG TTAGCAGGTATTGCCAGAAACTCAGACATGAACTGGGACGGGACTCCAAGTTTTTTATGTTGTATGCTCAGAAGGAGGAGATGCTGCTTGAAGAAATCTACTCCAACAGTATTATGGAACTGGTCAATTTTACCAATGAGAGTCTTGGCCAGGTGGGTCAATTAGAAGCCCTTTTTGATGATGCAGTTGGGCTAATTAATGAAGATGGAGAGACTGTTTATGTCTACGGTGATGCAGGAATTGGAAAATCCATCTTGTTGCAAAAGATACAAAGCCTTTGGGCCAGAAAGGAATTGGACATAGGGGCCAAGTTTTTCTTCCGTTTTCGTTGTAGGATGTTTAGCTGTTTCAAGGAAGATGAAGCCATATGTTTGAAAGACCTGCTCTTCAAATATAATTGCTACCCAGACCAGGACCCCACAGAAGTGTTCCATCACATTTTGCAATTCCCTCATACAGTTCTTTTCACTTTTGATGGCTTTGATGAGATCTATTCCAATTTTGATCTCAGCAGCGTACCTGAGATATGTTCACCCAATGAACCCATCCACCCCCTGGCACTGCTCGTAAGCCTTCTCAGAGGAAAGCTTCTTAAGGGGTCCAAGAAAATTCTTACTGCCAGGACAGGAACTGAGATCCAAAAAAACATCATTAGGAAGAAAGTGTTGCTCCGCGGTTTCTCCAGGAATAACCTGAAGGAATACACAGCTATGTTTTTCAAAGATGAGCAGCGACGAGCATTGGTATCAAACCAGTTGGAAGCTAACCCAAATctctgcagtttgtgttcaGTGCCTTTATTTTGCTGGATTATCTTTAAATGCTTTGAGCACTTCCACTCCATGTTTGACAGCCACGAGCTTCCAGACAGTTCTGTTACATTAACAGATGTATTTTTGCTCATGATTGAAGTGCACCTGAACCGATCTGTGCAAACAAGTTTGCTGAAGAGCAATATCAGGAGCCAAGCAGAGATGTTCAAATCAAGAAAGGAAAGTCTTCTAGCTTTGGGTAAAATAGCATACAAAGGGATGGAGAACTCTTCCTTTATCTTTGAGCAGGAGGAAGTCTTATCGGCAAACATCTCTGAAGAAGATCTGCAATTGGGCTTTCTCAGGACAGTTAAAGGTTACAGTGGCTGTGACAGTCAGGCCACTTATGAGTTCTTGCACTTAACCCTTCAgtcttttttcacagctttgttCTTGGTTATGGAGGAGAAGGTGGGTACCAAGGAGTTACTTGAGTTTTTCAATGAATGTTCTTCCCTGGAGACTGCCCAGCCTACTTGCCTTCGTATCCCGTGGTTGAATAAACAACTAGCAGGGGAGGATCCTTTCCAAAATAAAGAACACTTTAATTTTACCAACATGTTTCTTTGTGGCCTACTTTCTGGATCCAGGCAGAAGCTCTTCAGACATTTAGTTTCACCTGCGGTCattaagagaaagagaaaaacactcATCACATACCTTGGGGAGAGCATGAAATCCCACCTGAAAGGCTACACTCGGTCCAGGCTTAAAAGCTACAATCAGGTGCAGATGCAGCCCAACTTTGTGTGGATGCTGAGGTGCCTGTACGAGACGCAGAGTGAGAAGGTGGGGAGGATGGCAGCCCGCCGCATGCACGCCAACTACATCAAGCTGGCCTACTGCAACGCCTGCTCTGCTGACTGCAGCGCCATTTCCTTTGTTCTGCACCACTTCCAAAAGCACCTGGCTCTGGATTTGGACAACAACAACATCAATGACTATGGAATAAAACAGCTGCAACCTTGTTTCAGCAAGCTTGCAGTGATCAG GCTCAGTGTAAATCAGGTCACAGATCACGGCGTAAGGATCTTGTATGAAGAACTCTCCAAATACCAAATTGTATCTTTCTTGGG CTTATACAACAACCAAATCACTGATGTTGGAGCCAAATATGTTGCAAAATTAATTGAAGAGTGTTCAAGCCTGGAATATGTTAA AATAGGAGCAAACAAAATAACGAGCGAAGGAGGGAAGTGCCTTGCCCAGGCCATCCAGAAGAGCAAGACAATGTTTGAAATTGG GATGTGGGGTAATCAAGTTGGAGATGAAGGAGCAAAAGCATTTGCAGAGGCCCTGAGGAACCACCCCAGGTTAACAAACGTGAG TCTTGCATTCAATGGCATCACAACAGAGGGAGGCAAAAGTATTGCTGAAGCCATGCAGCACAACAACTCCGTGAGAATATTCTG GTTGACTAAAAATGAGCTGGATGATGAGGCAGCAATGAGTTTTGCAGAGATGCTGAAGGTCAACAAGAAACTGGTGCATTTATG
- the NOD1 gene encoding nucleotide-binding oligomerization domain-containing protein 1 isoform X1: MEGQLCANVDISVNKPPAASPQSFIALLKVHRELLVGRIRNTQCLIDNLIKNDYFSTEDAEIVVQFPTQADKVRKILDLVQSKGEEISEYFIYVLQKVTDAYYELQPWLDEIGYKPSENISSKPVVNTDPVSRYCQKLRHELGRDSKFFMLYAQKEEMLLEEIYSNSIMELVNFTNESLGQVGQLEALFDDAVGLINEDGETVYVYGDAGIGKSILLQKIQSLWARKELDIGAKFFFRFRCRMFSCFKEDEAICLKDLLFKYNCYPDQDPTEVFHHILQFPHTVLFTFDGFDEIYSNFDLSSVPEICSPNEPIHPLALLVSLLRGKLLKGSKKILTARTGTEIQKNIIRKKVLLRGFSRNNLKEYTAMFFKDEQRRALVSNQLEANPNLCSLCSVPLFCWIIFKCFEHFHSMFDSHELPDSSVTLTDVFLLMIEVHLNRSVQTSLLKSNIRSQAEMFKSRKESLLALGKIAYKGMENSSFIFEQEEVLSANISEEDLQLGFLRTVKGYSGCDSQATYEFLHLTLQSFFTALFLVMEEKVGTKELLEFFNECSSLETAQPTCLRIPWLNKQLAGEDPFQNKEHFNFTNMFLCGLLSGSRQKLFRHLVSPAVIKRKRKTLITYLGESMKSHLKGYTRSRLKSYNQVQMQPNFVWMLRCLYETQSEKVGRMAARRMHANYIKLAYCNACSADCSAISFVLHHFQKHLALDLDNNNINDYGIKQLQPCFSKLAVIRLSVNQVTDHGVRILYEELSKYQIVSFLGLYNNQITDVGAKYVAKLIEECSSLEYVKIGANKITSEGGKCLAQAIQKSKTMFEIGMWGNQVGDEGAKAFAEALRNHPRLTNVSLAFNGITTEGGKSIAEAMQHNNSVRIFWLTKNELDDEAAMSFAEMLKVNKKLVHLWLIQNQITAKGVKCLSEALKENTTIQEICLNGNLISQEEAKAFENEERIICF, encoded by the exons ATGGAAGGCCAACTTTGTGCTAATGTGGACATTTCTGTGAACAAACCTCCAGCAGCAAGCCCTCAGTCCTTCATTGCTTTGCTGAAGGTTCACCGAGAGCTTCTGGTCGGTAGGATCCGAAACACGCAGTGTTTGATTGATAACTTGATTAAGAATGACTACTTCTCCACTGAAGATGCAGAGATCGTTGTCCAGTTTCCTACTCAAGCAGATaag GTTCGCAAAATTCTAGACTTGGTTCAAAGCAAGGGAGAAGAAATTTCGGAATATTTCATCTATGTCCTGCAGAAAGTCACTGATGCTTACTATGAGCTTCAGCCTTGGCTGGATGAAATAGGTTACAAGCCTTCAGAGAATATTAGTAGTAAACCTGTGGTAAATACAGATCCAG TTAGCAGGTATTGCCAGAAACTCAGACATGAACTGGGACGGGACTCCAAGTTTTTTATGTTGTATGCTCAGAAGGAGGAGATGCTGCTTGAAGAAATCTACTCCAACAGTATTATGGAACTGGTCAATTTTACCAATGAGAGTCTTGGCCAGGTGGGTCAATTAGAAGCCCTTTTTGATGATGCAGTTGGGCTAATTAATGAAGATGGAGAGACTGTTTATGTCTACGGTGATGCAGGAATTGGAAAATCCATCTTGTTGCAAAAGATACAAAGCCTTTGGGCCAGAAAGGAATTGGACATAGGGGCCAAGTTTTTCTTCCGTTTTCGTTGTAGGATGTTTAGCTGTTTCAAGGAAGATGAAGCCATATGTTTGAAAGACCTGCTCTTCAAATATAATTGCTACCCAGACCAGGACCCCACAGAAGTGTTCCATCACATTTTGCAATTCCCTCATACAGTTCTTTTCACTTTTGATGGCTTTGATGAGATCTATTCCAATTTTGATCTCAGCAGCGTACCTGAGATATGTTCACCCAATGAACCCATCCACCCCCTGGCACTGCTCGTAAGCCTTCTCAGAGGAAAGCTTCTTAAGGGGTCCAAGAAAATTCTTACTGCCAGGACAGGAACTGAGATCCAAAAAAACATCATTAGGAAGAAAGTGTTGCTCCGCGGTTTCTCCAGGAATAACCTGAAGGAATACACAGCTATGTTTTTCAAAGATGAGCAGCGACGAGCATTGGTATCAAACCAGTTGGAAGCTAACCCAAATctctgcagtttgtgttcaGTGCCTTTATTTTGCTGGATTATCTTTAAATGCTTTGAGCACTTCCACTCCATGTTTGACAGCCACGAGCTTCCAGACAGTTCTGTTACATTAACAGATGTATTTTTGCTCATGATTGAAGTGCACCTGAACCGATCTGTGCAAACAAGTTTGCTGAAGAGCAATATCAGGAGCCAAGCAGAGATGTTCAAATCAAGAAAGGAAAGTCTTCTAGCTTTGGGTAAAATAGCATACAAAGGGATGGAGAACTCTTCCTTTATCTTTGAGCAGGAGGAAGTCTTATCGGCAAACATCTCTGAAGAAGATCTGCAATTGGGCTTTCTCAGGACAGTTAAAGGTTACAGTGGCTGTGACAGTCAGGCCACTTATGAGTTCTTGCACTTAACCCTTCAgtcttttttcacagctttgttCTTGGTTATGGAGGAGAAGGTGGGTACCAAGGAGTTACTTGAGTTTTTCAATGAATGTTCTTCCCTGGAGACTGCCCAGCCTACTTGCCTTCGTATCCCGTGGTTGAATAAACAACTAGCAGGGGAGGATCCTTTCCAAAATAAAGAACACTTTAATTTTACCAACATGTTTCTTTGTGGCCTACTTTCTGGATCCAGGCAGAAGCTCTTCAGACATTTAGTTTCACCTGCGGTCattaagagaaagagaaaaacactcATCACATACCTTGGGGAGAGCATGAAATCCCACCTGAAAGGCTACACTCGGTCCAGGCTTAAAAGCTACAATCAGGTGCAGATGCAGCCCAACTTTGTGTGGATGCTGAGGTGCCTGTACGAGACGCAGAGTGAGAAGGTGGGGAGGATGGCAGCCCGCCGCATGCACGCCAACTACATCAAGCTGGCCTACTGCAACGCCTGCTCTGCTGACTGCAGCGCCATTTCCTTTGTTCTGCACCACTTCCAAAAGCACCTGGCTCTGGATTTGGACAACAACAACATCAATGACTATGGAATAAAACAGCTGCAACCTTGTTTCAGCAAGCTTGCAGTGATCAG GCTCAGTGTAAATCAGGTCACAGATCACGGCGTAAGGATCTTGTATGAAGAACTCTCCAAATACCAAATTGTATCTTTCTTGGG CTTATACAACAACCAAATCACTGATGTTGGAGCCAAATATGTTGCAAAATTAATTGAAGAGTGTTCAAGCCTGGAATATGTTAA AATAGGAGCAAACAAAATAACGAGCGAAGGAGGGAAGTGCCTTGCCCAGGCCATCCAGAAGAGCAAGACAATGTTTGAAATTGG GATGTGGGGTAATCAAGTTGGAGATGAAGGAGCAAAAGCATTTGCAGAGGCCCTGAGGAACCACCCCAGGTTAACAAACGTGAG TCTTGCATTCAATGGCATCACAACAGAGGGAGGCAAAAGTATTGCTGAAGCCATGCAGCACAACAACTCCGTGAGAATATTCTG GTTGACTAAAAATGAGCTGGATGATGAGGCAGCAATGAGTTTTGCAGAGATGCTGAAGGTCAACAAGAAACTGGTGCATTTATG